Part of the Bacillus andreraoultii genome is shown below.
TGAATGAATGGGTGTTGCATAGTTGATTGAAGATCGATTGCAATTTGTTGAGGTGCTTTTTTCAATTCTTTTGCAAGTAGGAAACAAGGAAAAGCGTAGTCACCTAATGCCATTTGTTTTGGTACTTCAATCATTTTTTCGATTGATTCTTTTGATAACGATTCGATTCCTTTACTCGTTAATGCTTCATGAACTAGTGAGACAACGACTGTTTTATCATCCACTACATAATTCCTCCTTAAAACAAGATACATATTTTTATATTTTTTCTTAAAAAACGATAAAAAAACCCTCATCTCTATAATATATATAGAGACGAGGGTTGTGCTCGCGGTGCCACTCTACTTGCTAATGAATTAGCCAGCTTGAAAAAATAACGGTTATCCCGAGTTTACCTACTAATTTCAGTAAACTTTCTCAAGGGTGCGCTTCATGACGACATTCGTACCGAACTTTCACCAACTTCGGCTCGCTTAGACGAAAATTCACCACTACTCTCCCTATCATTGAATAAATATATGTTTGTACGAGGATATTATATAGAAAGAATGATACGAAGTCAAATACAAATGTGTTTCTTGCATTCATGCATTCATCCCAACGAATAGAATGAGGGGAAAATCTGCTTTTGTAAAGTTACATTTTTTTAAAGAGGGTTTATTGAAATGTTCCATTATGGTGATTTTCGTGGTTTCGTTTATTTTCAGCAATCTTATCAATTTGTTTTTCTCTAACTTTCGTAGGTGGTTTCATACCCGACTTTTTCTCAAAATAAACGGCAATCCCGCCAATGATGATGACAGGGATTAATAAGTAGACCCAAATCATTGAAACATCTCCTTATGAAAAAACTGATTTCTAAAAACCTAGAAACCAGCTTCTTCAATTATTTTACAAATATCTTCTTTGAACACTTCGACCGTCGTAATTATAGAGTATTGGCTTTTCTTCTACGACTGTTTCCATATGCACGTTACGACCCCATAATTGGTAAATGTATGGCATTACTTTTTCTAAATATTTAAGATCAAGTTCAATTCCCTCATAGTGATGTTTTAAATACAATTCTCCGTTACGCATATAATCTCCATTTTCCACTGTTATATAAGGGAATCCGCCGTTTACCCGCATATTGACAAGTTGGTCACGAACATGCTCCCATTCTTTATCAACAATTTTATAATCTCTTCCTTGTTTTTGGAAAAGATACATATCTTCGTCCATGACAAGTTCTTTCGTTAAATAATTTCGTAAAAAGGACTGGTCGGACTCAAGTTCACGTACTTCAAAAATTTTCTCTCGCCCTGACCCTGGTTTTATACCTAGCTTTTTCATTTCTTCCGTAGGGTTATTATAACGTTTCTCAATATCTTCAAAAATTTTTAATCCTATATAGTATGGATTAATACTTGTCGTTGAAGGCTGAACGACACCGGCATTCAGTTTCGCAAATTCAATTGCTTCGTCACTTGTTAAATCCATTTCTCGTAAAATTCGTTGATGCCAGTAAGATGCCCAACCTTCATTCATAATTTTCGTTTCGAGTTGTGGCCAAAAGTAAAGCATTTCTTCACGAATCATTGTTAAAATGTCACGCTGCCACTCTTCCAACTCACGACTGTAATGAACAATAAATAAAAGCAAATCTTTTTCTGATTGTGGTGGAAATTTCTTCATTTTTTTTGTTTTTTTCGGTTTTACCTCGTTCCGTTTATCTAAATTCCATAAATCATCGTATGGAGTTGAAATAGTAGACTCTTCCTCTTCATATTCGATATCATCCTTTGACCATGCAAGATTTGGCCGGACGAGAGATGGATCGATATGTTCCTCTATTGCCAAAACTGCATCAATGAACGATTCCACTTCTTTTTTTCCATGTTCAATCTCATATTGACGAATTCGTTCTGCTGTTGCTGCCATACTTTCTACCATATCTCGTTTCGTATTTTTGAACCGGACATTATTTTTGAAAAAATCACAATGGGCAAGTACATGTGCGACGATTAATTTATTTTGTACGAGTGAATTGGAATCAAGTAGAAAAGCATAACAGGGGTCTGAGTTAATGACAAGTTCATAAATTTTACTTAGTCCTAAATCATAATGTAGTTTCATCTTAAAGAATTGTTTACCAAAGCTCCAGTGGGAAAATCGGGTTGGCATACCGTATGCACCAAATGTATAAATAATATCTGCTGGACAAATTTCGTAACGCATCGGGTAAAAATCGAGTCCAAACCCTTTTGCAATCTCTGTAATTTCACTGATTGCCTTCTCTAAAGCAAGATTATCTTCCTGTCTCATGTTTCCGCCTCCTTCTATATTAGTAGGTAGTGTTTTATTCGTGTCCTTACCTACAATTTATGAAGATTTTACAAAAATGATGATTCGTTTTATGGCAAGGTTTTATTTCTCGACATTGTATCCGAATTCGATGCAATCTTTTAACCTTTTCCATTTTCAAATTCATTTAAATCATTTATGATAATGAGTATAAATAATCTCAAATTACGATTGAAAGGAGGGAGAGCTGTGGAACTGAGACAATTACGGTATTTTGTTGAAGTCGCGGAACGGGAACATATGACTGAAGCGGCGGATCATTTACACGTCGCTCAATCCGCGGTTAGTCTTCAAATTTCGAAACTGGAAGATGAGCTTGGTGTTATGTTGTTTGAACGAGTTGGTAGAAATTTAAAACTAACGGAAATTGGAAAGACCTTTTTATTTCATATAAAAAAAGCTTTGCAAGCAATCGACTTTGCAAAGGAAAAAGTTGATGAGTATTTAGATCCTGAGCACGGAACAATAAAAATTGGGTATCCTTCTAGTTTTGTCAATAATTTATTACCGACAATCATTTCCAATTTTAAGAAAAAATTCCCATCCGTTAATTTTCATTTACGACAAGGGTCATATGCCTACTTAAGTAAAGCGGTGAAAAATGGTGATATTAATATTTCATTTTTAGGTCCTGTCCCACAAGAAGATCAAGATATAAACGTTCACATTCTATTCTCAGAAAAGTTTTATGCCATCGTACCACATCATCATCATCTCGCTGAACGGAATCAACTTGTTTTAAGTGATTTAAAAGATGAAGACTTTGTTTTGTTTTCAGATGGTTTTATTTTAAGAAAAATTGCCATCGAAGCTTGTAAAATGGCTGGTTTTATGCCGAAGATTACTTCCGAGGGGGAAGATATTGATGCGATTAAGGGACTTGTTTCAGCTGGAATTGGAGTTAGTATTTTGCCAGAGAATACACTCATAAATAATATTCCAAGAATGACGAAAAAAATACCGATCACGTATCCAGAGGTGAAAAGAACGGTCGGTATTGTTATCCCGAAAAATCGGGAACTGGCCCCTTCTGAAAAAATTTTTTATCAATTCGTTGTTGATTTCTTCTCAAAGTTGGAGAGGTTTAAATAATCTTTATATAGTAGCACTAACCAGTCACTTTCTTTCATAACTGGTCGGTGCTAAATGTTGTTGATTTCATATGTTCATTTACTGTGATAGCCTTCACTTTCTTTTACTTTGAAGAGATTCAGCCATTTCTGTTGCAAGATATAGTCCAACAAATTGATTTCGTCGCCATTCTTCTGGCAAGTATGTCATTGGCGGATTTGATTCTTTATTGAAATCGGTTAGTTCGAATGTAAATGCAGGTCGTCCATACGTTTCGATAAACCAATCTGTAAATCCTGCACCGAATGCTTCTTTTGGTGGAGTTGATAAAGAGTATCCAGTTAATTCACTCATACTTGTTGCTAAAAAATAATCTCGAACGATATCTTGTCTATCCCCAAATTGCCAAAAAATCTCATGTCCTGACGAATGATAACTAATGGTAGATAATGGGTTTATCTCTTTTACAAATGTTACAAAGGCCTGCACTTCTTTTGCCTCTACAGGCCTTTTTCCTTTATATTCCATAAACGATGGCTGTAAGCTACTTGGAACATTCTCCCAACCAGCTGGATATTGTCGGTTCAAGTCAATCCCCACTCCATTTGCTTTCCACCGTTTAAAATCTTTACTTCCCTCGTTCATCTGTAAGAGCTTATGATTAAATAACTTCCCTTGTTGAACGAGGATGCCATCTGGATTTAACATCGGTACGAACCAAATAGAAACTTTATCGAAAATAGCTGCGTCATACTTCCCTATTTTTTGATTCGATACATAAGCGTGTGTATATTGCTCCAACATCTCCATAAGTAAATTACTCGTAATCCACTCTCTTCCATGATGGGAACCAATTAGTAAAATCGAATGATCTCCTTTGCCAAGTTTCACCGCTATAATTGGATGGTGGAAATGACTTGTCCCGATTTGCTTTATCGTTAGTACATCATTGTATTGATTTTTCAACTTGGATACGTCTTTTTGTAACTCGTTCACGTCGTAATCGTCCTTTTTGAATGTTAAAGAGGCTCCGGGTCTCGGTAACATTAGGAAAAAAATGAAAAAGATAATCAACAGTTGAATTCTTTTCACGATGATGTTCCCTTTCCAATTTATGTTTCATTGTCACTGCGATTCGTATTCGCCGATTCTCAGTTGAAAATGCTCGAATATACTTGTTCAATCTTTTTTTCTTATTTGTCATGTTTGTAAAGATTTACTTTGTAAGATAACTTCATTTCGACATACACTATTATTAACTCCTAGCGAGGAGGGACAACATGAACAAAGCAGATTATGACCGTGCACTGTTTTACACATATCGTTCCCAATGGGATAATTTGCTAATACTGATGGTTCGCACAAAGGATGACATTTTATCGAAAAAAATTGAACGTTTTTTGCACGCTTACTACTATCAAAAGGATGATTTGATTGTAGAGGAGCATCTATATAATTTGTTACAATATGTAGATTATGCAAATGATCAAGCAACCCTTATGCAACAAGACGTACTCTATTCCGTTTAACTGGTGAAAAACGAAAGAAACACTGTTTACTGTTTATGAATTTATTCGCGTATGTTTACGGAATAACATATTCATAAGCAGTCTTTTTTTTGTGCTATTTTCCAAAGTGTGACGATTGCTTGAGAACAACAAAGTTTTTTAAAAAAACTCTAGGCTCGAGCCTATAGGTAACCAAGGACCGTATTTGGATTTATGCGTATAGGAAAGTTGCAATTGGAAAATTTATATTCCTAATCCCTAAAAATCAGTCAAATGTTTTAACAGGCGATGTTTAGTTATATTTTTTCTTTAAAAATTCAAATTATCCATACTTTATTAGAGCGGTTTTTGTTTACATATGCTAAAATATTTTTAAGTTTATCCCTTTATTAGAAGAGTATGATGAAGTATAACCTCTTCGTCATAATCGTAAGTTCTATATAAGAAATTTCCATTTTATTTATGTATAAGCATTTTTTCAAAGTGGGTGGTATTTTGCAAAATAAAAAATTTGACCAGTATCTTTTTCTCAGTTGGGCTATCGCAGTCATTGCATTATTTGGTAGTCTGTACTTTTCTGAAATCCGGAAATTTGAACCATGTGAACTTTGTTGGTATCAACGAATCTTCATGTACCCATTGACGATTATACTTGGTATTGCTTATGTAAAAAAAGACTGGAAAATCAGCTTCTACACAATGATCTTGTCAGCTATAGGTGGTTCTATTTCCCTTTATCATTATTCTCTACAAAAATTTTTATTGACGAAAGAAGGGTCATTGTTTTGCGGTCGTATCCCCTGTCACGCCCAATATATTGATTGGTTTG
Proteins encoded:
- a CDS encoding SpoVR family protein, translated to MRQEDNLALEKAISEITEIAKGFGLDFYPMRYEICPADIIYTFGAYGMPTRFSHWSFGKQFFKMKLHYDLGLSKIYELVINSDPCYAFLLDSNSLVQNKLIVAHVLAHCDFFKNNVRFKNTKRDMVESMAATAERIRQYEIEHGKKEVESFIDAVLAIEEHIDPSLVRPNLAWSKDDIEYEEEESTISTPYDDLWNLDKRNEVKPKKTKKMKKFPPQSEKDLLLFIVHYSRELEEWQRDILTMIREEMLYFWPQLETKIMNEGWASYWHQRILREMDLTSDEAIEFAKLNAGVVQPSTTSINPYYIGLKIFEDIEKRYNNPTEEMKKLGIKPGSGREKIFEVRELESDQSFLRNYLTKELVMDEDMYLFQKQGRDYKIVDKEWEHVRDQLVNMRVNGGFPYITVENGDYMRNGELYLKHHYEGIELDLKYLEKVMPYIYQLWGRNVHMETVVEEKPILYNYDGRSVQRRYL
- a CDS encoding LysR family transcriptional regulator produces the protein MELRQLRYFVEVAEREHMTEAADHLHVAQSAVSLQISKLEDELGVMLFERVGRNLKLTEIGKTFLFHIKKALQAIDFAKEKVDEYLDPEHGTIKIGYPSSFVNNLLPTIISNFKKKFPSVNFHLRQGSYAYLSKAVKNGDINISFLGPVPQEDQDINVHILFSEKFYAIVPHHHHLAERNQLVLSDLKDEDFVLFSDGFILRKIAIEACKMAGFMPKITSEGEDIDAIKGLVSAGIGVSILPENTLINNIPRMTKKIPITYPEVKRTVGIVIPKNRELAPSEKIFYQFVVDFFSKLERFK
- a CDS encoding M14 family zinc carboxypeptidase, which produces MNELQKDVSKLKNQYNDVLTIKQIGTSHFHHPIIAVKLGKGDHSILLIGSHHGREWITSNLLMEMLEQYTHAYVSNQKIGKYDAAIFDKVSIWFVPMLNPDGILVQQGKLFNHKLLQMNEGSKDFKRWKANGVGIDLNRQYPAGWENVPSSLQPSFMEYKGKRPVEAKEVQAFVTFVKEINPLSTISYHSSGHEIFWQFGDRQDIVRDYFLATSMSELTGYSLSTPPKEAFGAGFTDWFIETYGRPAFTFELTDFNKESNPPMTYLPEEWRRNQFVGLYLATEMAESLQSKRK
- a CDS encoding YhdB family protein yields the protein MNKADYDRALFYTYRSQWDNLLILMVRTKDDILSKKIERFLHAYYYQKDDLIVEEHLYNLLQYVDYANDQATLMQQDVLYSV
- a CDS encoding disulfide oxidoreductase; the encoded protein is MQNKKFDQYLFLSWAIAVIALFGSLYFSEIRKFEPCELCWYQRIFMYPLTIILGIAYVKKDWKISFYTMILSAIGGSISLYHYSLQKFLLTKEGSLFCGRIPCHAQYIDWFGFITIPFLALTAFIIIFILSMMIWRKTMEGMNS